The Podospora pseudocomata strain CBS 415.72m chromosome 1 map unlocalized CBS415.72m_1, whole genome shotgun sequence genome has a segment encoding these proteins:
- a CDS encoding uncharacterized protein (EggNog:ENOG503P2TY; COG:G): MLASPRLVYLLKFAGPALIVVWLVAYMVSDQPAYNSVVRQFKSERDIFITDFLDHDVGGQLDGSSISELCASKTWTPGLMLSCDPQSGGFGQVKDAHLNCIRFAIEAGAELVLPRIIKRDDKNVANTRPKNGGGPYIGEFIDYLFDYEYLNQTLSEHCPQLKLYRSMNELWDVPQVQSARKISLQDVGAKLNGSVIEDMNTLSEQIKSYIDRTEDPETRPFPIRFRSDVISSVFPTAYGNPELAKNFGRLLRPRKDARVLAAIALYNLHKKYQLNLDPKQGFQHSTFPGLHLRTEADATPIFPPFDDQVSTLVELVTNSTAGFAFVATGETEERRRKLSKKAEAVGVTMVYKQDLMLDEPEGRELLEQLTWDQRALVDYEIMLRAGLTVGLSGSIFDWNIALRRNSVPGADGEPPSLATSSPIQHQDRYSILLGSSEKADTLRATVWP; this comes from the exons ATGCTGGCCTCCCCGCGCCTCGTTTATCTGCTCAAGTTCGCCGGTCCGGCACTGATTGTCGTATGGTTGGTCGCCTACATGGTCTCGGACCAGCCAGCGTATAACAGCGTCGTTCGCCAGTTCAAAAGCGAAAGGGATATCTTCATCACGGATTTCTTGGATCACGATGTTGGCGGACAACTAGATGGCAGTAGTATCTCGGAGCTATGCGCGAGCAAGACTTGGACACCAGGGTTGATGCTGTCTTGTGATCCCCAATCTGGAGGTTTTGGCCAAGTCAAAGACGCGCATCTGAACTGCATTCGCTTCGCTATCGAGGCTGGTG CCGAGTTGGTTCTTCCCCGGATCATCAAGCGCGACGATAAGAACGTTGCGAATACCCGGCCCAAGAACGGCGGCGGTCCCTACATCGGGGAGTTTATCGACTACTTGTTCGATTATGAATACCTCAACCAAACGCTATCGGAGCACTGCCCGCAGCTGAAATTATATCGATCCATGAACGAGCTTTGGGATGTGCCACAGGTGCAATCAGCTCGGAAGATTAGCTTACAAGATGTTGGAGCTAAACTGAATGGCTCCGTTATTGAGGACATGAATACGTTGTCGGAGCAGATCAAGTCGTACATCGACAGGACAGAGGACCCAGAGACACGTCCGTTTCCAATACGGTTCAGATCCGATGTGATAAGCTCGGTTTTCCCAACAGCATATGGGAACCCAGAGTTGGCCAAAAACTTTGGCCGTCTTCTACGGCCGCGTAAAGACGCCAGAGTGCTCGCCGCTATTGCGCTGTACAATCTGCACAAAAAATATCAACTGAATCTGGACCCTAAGCAGGGTTTCCAGCACAGCACTTTCCCCGGACTACATCTCAGGACAGAGGCGGATGCGACTCCTATCTTTCCACCCTTCGACGACCAGGTCTCTACCTTGGTCGAGCTTGTCACCAACTCAACGGCCGGCTTTGCTTTTGTTGCCACGGGAGAAACAGAAGAGCGCAGACGAAAGTTATCCAAAAAGGCCGAGGCGGTGGGCGTGACGATGGTATACAAGCAGGATTTAATGCTGGATGAACCGGAAGGCCGAGAGCTTCTCGAGCAACTCACATGGGACCAGCGTGCGCTCGTCGACTACGAGATCATGCTTCGGGCTGGACTGACCGTTGGCCTGAGCGGCTCCATCTTTGACTGGAACATCGCACTCAGGCGGAATTCTGTACCAGGAGCAGACGGAGAGCCACCGTCTCTCGCCACCAGCTCCCCTATCCAACATCAGGATAGGTATTCGATCCTTCTTGGATCTTCAGAAAAGGCGGACACATTGAGGGCGACAGTATGGCCATGA
- the RTG2 gene encoding retrograde regulation protein 2 (COG:F; COG:P; EggNog:ENOG503NU0J) — protein MSSTVDIVTIGNYKEKLPRWDPNSKNHRYALVDMGSNGIRFSVSDLCPPRARLLKCLYRERAAISLFDALNRPSTSAHGDHPLVFPDATIKQVSQTLARFRSIAVDSYDVPPSQLIVFATEAMRRAENAASMLEAIRAEAPDLSVHILSPQVETLFGAVGARSSFVDVKGLILDLGGGSVQMTWMDTSGTSGHQEDQGQPLPEVEAAVAGQSLPFGAARLIKILDTAHVDVQTSEKAKLQDGMTKAFQTLCATFPTLAQLAAEARGKEAGIDIFLCGGGFRGYGSMIMHNNPIQPYPIPSIGSYTASGQLFNKTKEMLKVNKSFEGKIFGMSKRRRAQFPAIVTVVEALIAAVPPIRSATFCSGGNREGALLMMLPREIRNSNPLSLPDDIESSIPSGPAQGGTTLQALLSTLHSAFPPGFDLTSVASVFSLQLGPLYASHIWCRMGESGAANASSALHDAINHPDSPGLTHLARAVLAVTLCARWGANLGPIDQQLQRNLRELVDAADPNAGFWADYTGAVTAALATVIPAWPKSYEAIRDKISFRSSAEQGKKYKLHLEITISKEASRGLDLDDLRELFKKVEKHGDEKKKVIVTVNVLA, from the exons ATGTCCTCCACGGTCGATATTGTCACTATTGGCAATTACAAGGAGAAGCTGCCGAGATGGGATcccaacagcaaaaaccACCGCTATGCCCTGGTTGATATGGGAAG CAATGGCATTCGGTTCTCTGTCTCGGATCTCTGCCCTCCTCGGGCCCGCCTGCTCAAGTGTCTCTACCGAGAAAGGGCGGCCATCTCGTTGTTCGATGCCCTGAACCGGCCATCAACATCGGCACATGGCGACCATCCCTTGGTCTTCCCCGATGCGACAATCAAGCAAGTCTCGCAGACACTGGCACGCTTCAGGTCTATTGCTGTCGACAGCTATGATGTGCCTCCCAGTCAGCTGATCGTCTTTGCGACAGAAGCCATGCGCCGGGCCGAGAATGCCGCGTCTATGCTCGAGGCGATACGTGCCGAGGCTCCCGATCTGAGCGTGCATATCCTTTCGCCTCAAGTCGAGACCCTCTTTGGCGCCGTGGGGGCTCGGTCAAGCTTTGTTGATGTGAAGGGCTTGATTCTCGATCTTGGCGGCGGTAGTGTTCAGATGACGTGGATGGACACGTCTGGTACTTCTGGGCATCAAGAGGACCAGGGACAGCCTCTACCTGAGGTGGAAGCAGCGGTTGCGGGACAGAGTCTGCCGTTTGGAGCTGCTCGCCTTATCAAGATTCTCGATACCGCCCACGTCGATGTGCAGACGTCCGAAAAAGCCAAGCTCCAAGATGGCATGACTAAGGCTTTTCAGACACTGTGCGCCACGTttcccaccctcgcccagcttgctgctgaggcgagggggaaggaggcagGGATCGATATCTTTCTCTGCGGCGGAGGGTTCCGGGGTTACGGAAGCATGATCATGCACAACAATCCCATCCAGCCCTATCCGATCCCATCAATCGGATCATACACGGCCTCTGGACAGCTCTTCAACAAAACCAAGGAGATGCTTAAAGTCAACAAGTCTTTTGAAGGCAAAATCTTTGGCATGTCAAAACGCAGACGTGCCCAGTTTCCAGCCATTGTCACTGTTGTTGAAGCTCTCATTGCAGCAGTGCCCCCTATACGTTCAGCAACGTTCTGCTCAGGGGGCAACCGGGAGGGTGcgttgctgatgatgctaCCTCGGGAAATCAGGAACAGCAATCCTTTGTCACTTCCAGATGACATTGAGAGCTCAATTCCTTCGGGTCCAGCACAAGGTGGCACAACCTTAcaagccctcctcagcaCCTTGCACTCGGCATTTCCGCCCGGTTTCGACTTGACCAGCGTAGCCAGCGTCTTCAGTCTGCAGCTTGGTCCCCTTTACGCCAGCCACATTTGGTGTCGAATGGGCGAGAGTGGTGCTGCCAACGCGTCTTCTGCTCTCCACGATGCCATCAACCATCCTGACTCGCCGGGTCTGACGCATCTGGCTCGCGCGGTTTTGGCTGTGACTCTCTGCGCACGCTGGGGCGCAAACCTGGGCCCTATCGATCAACAGCTCCAGCGGAATCTTCGCGAGCTTGTCGATGCGGCAGATCCGAACGCTGGTTTCTGGGCAGACTACACGGGGGCTGTAACAGCAGCACTGGCAACAGTCATTCCAGCGTGGCCCAAATCTTATGAGGCCATCAGGGACAAGATCTCGTTCCGTTCCAGCGCTGAACAGGGGAAGAAGTACAAGTTACATCTTGAGATCACCATCAGCAAAGAGGCCTCGAGAGGTCTCGATCTTGATGACTTGAGGGAGTTGTTCAAGAAGGTCGAGAAGCATGGTgacgaaaagaagaaggttaTCGTCACAGTCAATGTACTTGCTTGA
- a CDS encoding uncharacterized protein (EggNog:ENOG503NWWT; COG:S): MGPRGAFLEIPLSVLATSLCAVSWRSFVVFVFISLFAVFIQTNGLFGTRITALTMAIGSPLFRKGACSPLLLLFLILFTTTTVYASVGDRLPEFQQCVQVCKTENCLPPNTTPLPLHLRLLFWTCPSECDYTCQHIITSTRLSRNEPVVQFHGKWPFYRLLGMQEPFSVLFSLGNFWAHHDGLYNHILKKIPATYSMRPYYVWLARIGMASWFFSAVFHTRDFRVTEELDYFAAGASVLYGMYYTVVRVFRLDRVSKRGVRKSWTGTCVGLYLAHVGYLKGVGWDYGYNMGANVAVGVVQNVLWTWFSVRRYNREGKGWMVWPGLVVMWVVAAMSLELLDFAPVWGCLDAHSLWHLGTIGPAVVFYRFLVRDSEEVLRREGRLKA; this comes from the exons ATGGGACCGCGAGGCGCGTTTCTTGAAATTCCATTATCAGTTCTCGCAACATCGCTTTGCGCAGTCAGTTGGCGGAGTTTTGTGGTTTTCGTTTTTATTTCTCTCTTTGCTGTTTTTATACAGACAAATGGGCTGTTTGGTACGAGAATAACAGCTCTCACGATGGCGATAGGATCCCCTCTCTTTCGAAAAGGGGCCTGCTCGCCCttgctccttcttttcctcatcCTGTTCACCACCACGACGGTCTACGCAAGCGTGGGTGATCGACTCCCCGAATTTCAACAATGCGTCCAA GTCTGCAAAACTGAAAACtgcctcccccccaacaccacccccctcccgctccacctccgcctcctgtTCTGGACCTGCCCCTCCGAATGCGACTACACCTGCCagcacatcatcacctccacccGCCTCTCCCGCAACGAGCCAGTGGTGCAATTCCACGGTAAATGGCCCTTCTaccgcctcctcggcatgCAAGAGCCCTTCTCCGTGCTCTTCTCTCTCGGCAACTTCTGGGCTCACCACGACGGTCTGTACAACCACATCCTGAAGAAAATCCCAGCCACCTACTCGATGAGGCCGTACTACGTCTGGCTGGCGAGGATAGGGATGGCGAGCTGGTTTTTCAGCGCGGTGTTTCATACTAGGGATTTCAGGGTCACGGAAGAATTGGATTATTTCGCTGCTGGGGCGAGTGTGCTTTATGGTATGTATTATACTGTTGTGAGGGTGTTTCGGTTGGATAGGGTGAGcaaaaggggggtgaggaaaTCATGGACGGGGACGTGTGTGGGACTGTATTTGGCGCATGTTGGGTatttgaagggggtggggtgggactATGGGTATAATATGGGGGCTAATGttgcggtgggggtggtgcagAATGTGCTTTGGACGTGGTTTAGCGTGAGGAGGTATAAtagggaggggaaggggtggatggtgtggccggggttggtggtgatgtgggtggtggcggcgatgagtttggagttgttggattTTGCGCCGGTGTGGGGGTGTTTGGATGCGCATAGTCTTTGGCATTTGGGGACGATtgggccggcggtggtgttttaTCGGTTTTTGGTGAGG
- a CDS encoding uncharacterized protein (EggNog:ENOG503P3AD) codes for MNQHSSSATLPRGFRFEMPRTPEPFAENDEAQIPSPPKPRLRLVKRRVVSQLTAPTQQFLASVAAADVPIPSIEEPETSSHDFAMGNADSFPARMRHEEMDASFLQPIGRTYELPKTPAPDFIPCLSPGQYPNWTLDSTASSVESTPEPDYESSRPSTARSTLTSASLFSRFSMLSDDDNCASPLLESKEHYHQEEPELPPAAQPSAAAGKAKARKAPWTKAMSDHLWSTFILYLQDPKVTPFRMGKSCLPPDGVCLRVAREAKRSWKGAKALTKKTNVSDGRKSGSTTPTAENSSTFIQWPHTCAATRVHLRELCRQKAAAGAKNPRFLPRSTTPFAQAAARHSNMRPAPAHEPLQFATQDMSLSLALSTAESMQPTGPLAQLTGSTPEPVEEEQSNATEPFPLAPAFDMPIISPNIETFEGGPGFAERQRLGSPFGAKSYGPSSSGSLATVLGLSGPMPRRQSQTLGSRRTLQSPVRMSRSGTQKRRHTQSSVPRIRPSIGADLWLDPNFSMNSTGDARADREFCSTASSHHDELFIPRIPPVPTLSSSTSMPNVGGQLLEPPALQPPRLGSPFKGHRATRSSFSFPSRMHRAQSGSVDLGMLGRPFATIQQPSTESSTSPIRSNLAGRLAYLDQRLKEIRQREANRRSQSPL; via the coding sequence ATGAATCAACATTCCAGTTCAGCAACCCTCCCACGGGGTTTCAGGTTTGAGATGCCCAGGACACCGGAGCCCTTCGCAGAAAACGATGAGGCTCAAATCCCTTCGCCACCAAAACCACGTCTAAGGTTGGTCAAGAGGCGCGTTGTCTCTCAACTCACGGCACCTACTCAGCAGTTTCTCGCTTCTGTGGCTGCCGCCGACGTTCCAATTCCCAGCATTGAGGAGCCAGAGACGAGTTCGCACGACTTCGCCATGGGGAACGCTGACTCTTTCCCCGCGAGAATGCGCcacgaggagatggatgcGAGCTTTTTGCAGCCCATCGGGCGAACATACGAGCTCCCAAAGACGCCAGCACCCGACTTCATCCCGTGCTTATCGCCGGGGCAGTACCCCAACTGGACCCTTGACTCGACTGCCAGCAGCGTCGAGTCGACACCAGAGCCAGACTACGAATCCAGCAGACCTTCGACGGCTAGGTCGACATTGACTAGCGCATCCTTGTTCAGCCGCTTTTCCATGCTTTCAGATGACGACAATTGCGCCAGCCCTCTACTAGAAAGCAAAGAGCACTATCACCAAGAAGAACCCGAGCTTCCGCCGGCAGCTCAGCCATCCGCAGCAGCTGGTAAAGCCAAGGCCAGGAAGGCTCCCTGGACCAAGGCGATGAGCGACCATTTGTGGTCAACGTTTATCCTGTATCTCCAGGACCCCAAGGTGACACCTTTCCGGATGGGCAAGAGCTGTCTCCCACCTGACGGTGTCTGCCTTCGCGTGGCGCGCGAAGCAAAGAGAAGTTGGAAGGGCGCCAAAGCTTtgacgaagaagaccaaCGTGAGCGATGGAAGGAAGAGTGGCAGCACTACACCCACCGCCGAGAACAGCAGCACATTTATCCAGTGGCCTCACACTTGCGCCGCGACCCGAGTTCACCTGCGGGAGCTGTGCAGACAGAAAGCTGCGGCGGGCGCAAAGAACCCACGCTTCCTCCCTCGCAGCACGACCCCTTTTGCGCAAGCTGCTGCGCGTCACTCCAACATGCGCCCGGCGCCGGCGCATGAGCCTCTTCAATTCGCGACCCAGGACATGTCTCTGTCTCTTGCCTTGAGCACAGCAGAAAGCATGCAACCAACTGGTCCCCTGGCGCAACTCACGGGCTCAACCCCTGAgcctgtggaggaggagcaatcTAATGCTACTGAGCCCTTCCCACTGGCACCGGCTTTTGACATGCCGATTATCAGCCCAAATATCGAGACTTTCGAGGGTGGGCCTGGTTTCGCCGAGCGCCAACGTTTGGGATCCCCCTTTGGCGCGAAGAGCTACGGACCCAGCTCCTCGGGATCGCTTGCCACCGTGCTTGGCTTGAGTGGACCAATGCCTCGCAGACAGAGCCAGACACTTGGCTCTCGCCGCACACTCCAGTCACCAGTACGAATGAGCAGGTCGGGTACTCAAAAGCGACGTCACACCCAATCCAGCGTCCCTCGCATACGACCTAGCATCGGCGCTGATCTGTGGCTCGACCCCAACTTCAGCATGAACTCCACGGGCGACGCTCGTGCCGACCGGGAATTCTGTTCCACAGCGTCGAGCCACCACGATGAGCTGTTCATCCCAAGGATACCTCCGGTACCTACTCTGAGCTCGTCCACTAGCATGCCCAACGTGGGCGGCCAGTTGTTGGAACCTCCAGCTCTCCAGCCTCCCCGTCTTGGCTCTCCATTCAAGGGTCACCGAGCGACCCGCTCGAGCTTCAGCTTCCCCAGCAGAATGCACCGGGCGCAAAGCGGCAGTGTCGACCTCGGCATGCTTGGGCGACCATTTGCCACTATCCAACAGCCCTCGACCGAGTCGAGTACCTCTCCCATACGATCTAATCTTGCTGGCCGCCTGGCTTACCTTGACCAGCGCCTCAAGGAGATTCGGCAGAGGGAAGCGAACCGTCGATCTCAGTCACCGTTGTAG
- a CDS encoding uncharacterized protein (EggNog:ENOG503PG0Q), with translation MSSLMLDRSRIRGAGGFPWGEPAAAPRSQGLDRDSASTSSQSDDFSDLFDWTAYERHGTSDVTTQSQHSAEGAKGVPAFPRSPQSSPQSPGPASDLDGDLPMPDVESDPHVLVWPVLGPEPTREMSPIELRPPHLGQPDMAAPRAVQNERPQSKRPRVLESPEQTKEVRDAGACYHCRMNKSKCSPTSACEPCLKHPKPELACVRQLLSSMVASQSARWNLSEPPRREPMNEGGSFVIFISFSDKTNSRCLPLTVAPFIHPDQGTRFGISLSSQPLQENALLAWAQDDMQMDDRIDDFESLLNHFHIHHVRGEGLKRAMDRATAGKPIKAVESQKKLLSNLLELKLMWKIWSCKDFFGRRQEAGAGRPLGLQFSSVQSWLRFTAASAISRLEKNILEVFDEYLKKDAAGLTTATKPILELSRWVSLWQMILVYRQSLRLLQEHNEAEPYVPGVETNEKRRRFRTTTADLFRSVVVIYWELFHKPKTIQNIQNPEARLFGDDALHRGFQSVVAAVPTFYQQVANLSLPADEFFRAHLVDRDLKKPKTKRR, from the exons ATGTCATCCCTCATGCTTGACCGCTCCAGAATTCGCGGTGCAGGTGGGTTCCCATGGGGGGaacctgctgctgcaccCCGCAGCCAGGGACTTGACCGGGACTCTGCAAGTACCTCTTCCCAAAGTGACGACTTTTCCGACCTCTTTGACTGGACGGCATATGAAAGGCATGGCACATCTGATGTGACCACACAATCCCAACACTCGGCCGAAGGCGCCAAGGGTGTTCCCGCATTCCCCAGGTCACCTCAGTCGTCACCTCAGTCACCCGGTCCTGCTTCCGATCTTGATGGGGATCTTCCCATGCCAGACGTTGAATCAGACCCCCACGTTCTCGTCTGGCCCGTCCTAGGACCGGAACCAACACGCGAGATGTCGCCCATCGAGCTCCGTCCCCCTCACCTCGGCCAACCAGACATGGCTGCCCCCAGAGCTGTCCAAAACGAGCGGCCCCAGAGCAAGAGGCCTCGAGTTCTGGAGTCCCCAGAGCAGACCAAGGAGGTACGCGATGCCGGGGCGTGCTACCACTGTAGGATGAACAAGAGCAAG TGCTCTCCTACTTCTGCCTGCGAACCCTGCTTGAAACATCCCAAGCCCGAGCTGGCCTGTGTTCGACAGCTTCTGTCGAGCATGGTCGCCAGCCAAAGTG CACGCTGGAACTTGAGCGAGCCTCCGAGGCGTGAACCTATGAATGAAGGCGGGTCCTTCGTCATTTTTATCTCTTTCTCAGACAAGACCAACAGTCGTTGCTTGCCCTTGACGGTGGCTCCCTTCATTCACCCTGACCAGGGCACTCGGTTTGGTATCTCATTGTCATCGCAACCGCTGCAAGAGAATGCCCTTCTGGCGTGGGCACAGGATGATATGCAGATGGATGACAGAATCGATGACTTTGAGTCGCTCCTCAACCacttccacatccaccatGTCCGCGGCGAAGGTTTGAAGAGGGCCATGGACCGCGCAACTGCGGGCAAGCCGATCAAGGCTGTGGAAAGCCAGAAGAAGCTCTTGTCTAATTTGTTAGAGTTGAAGCTGATGTGGAAGATCTGGAGTTGCAAAGACTTCTTTGGCCGGCGGCAAGAAGCCGGTGCTGGCCGCCCCCTTGGGTTGCAGTTCTCCTCCGTTCAGAGCTGGCTTCGCTTCACCGCGGCCTCGGCAATTTCGAGGCTCGAAAAGAACATTCTGGAGGTCTTTGATGAATACCTCAAGAAAGATGCTGCTGGCTTGACAACCGCGACCAAGCCGATTCTCGAGCTTTCGAGATGGGTGTCGCTCTGGCAAATGATCTTGGTCTACCGCCAGTCGCTCAGGCTGCTCCAGGAGCACAATGAAGCGGAACCATATGTGCCAGGAG TTGAGACCAATGAGAAGCGACGGAGGTTTCGAACGACAACCGCGGACTTGTTTCGTAGCGTTGTTGTGATTTACTGGGAGCTGTTCCACAAGCCAAAGACAATCCAGAATATCCAGAACCCCGAGGCGAGACTTTTCGGAGATGATGCTCTCCATAGAGGGTTCCAGAGCGTGGTGGCTGCTGTGCCAACATTCT ACCAGCAAGTGGCAAATCTGAGTTTGCCGGCAGACGAGTTCTTCCGGGCACATCTTGTCGACAGAGACctcaagaagcccaagacgAAGCGCCGCTAG